A segment of the Bacillus pseudomycoides genome:
GATATAGTAATAATCAGATTATAGTGAACAATTTGTCATTAAAAGAAGAAGGAGTTTTTTAGAAATAGGCTCTGTAAATCTGTGTGTTAAACTAATGAAGCAGAATAGGGAATTCGTGTTTAATAACAACGTAAAATATGATTAAGTATACGGAGGTACGATATGACATTAATTTGTTTGGAAGGTGCCAGTGGCATTGGTAAAACGACAACGTGTAGAAGTATTGCGGAATTGTACAATGCTTATGTGATTCCAGAAGTAAATTTCTTATTTCAGCGCCCTAATCCTGAACCGGAAAATTGGTATCTCGAAAGGCAAGTTGAAAGATGGCAAATTGCCCAAGAAAAACTCAAATCGTATGATATGGTTCTATTTGATGGAGATATTTTTCAGCCCATTTGGTATAACTGGATTTATCAGGGGGAATTTCCACAAACTTTACCGTTTTTGAAAGATTTTTATGTAAATCAAATGAAACGAAAACATATAGGATTTCCGGATGTCTATATTCATCTTTCTACAAGCGAAACAGAATTAAGAAAAAGGAAAGAAAATGATACTACTCGAAGACGAAGTAACTTCGAAAAACATCTAAGTCTTATAGAGCCGCAAAAGCAGTATTTTCAACATATGAATGCTGTTGTACCTGATGCCGTTCATTTTATAGATGCGGTTAGTGTGGAAGGAAATGTAAAAAGTATTTCTGAAATTTTGTCTAACTGGAATAATGAAAAACAACATCACTATGCTGTACCTTTATTGGAGAATGTAATGGATTGGGTAATGAATAGTAACTCTAAAGCATATGAGATAAGTGAATAGGTGAATGAAAAAAAATATATCCAACTTGATTTACCAACATAGATGTATCCATTTTATCATTTTAACTGAGAAGCCCCCTCCTCTAAATGAAGTGAAGTGGGGGTAGTTCAATTTCAAGCACTTAAGTCGTGGCTATGAAAATAAAAGGTAATCTCCACTCGCTTTCTCCTTTTGTTCTCACTTGGCATGGGGGCAAAAAGGCACTGACCGATTCTATCCATGGCCGGACGCTCTCTTCCCACCTAAAAAGAATGGTTTTTCAATTTGTATTTATATAAAAAGAAGCTAATCTACAGCCGTAGATTAGCTTATAAAATGTTACATTAAGTTCAATACAGTTACTTTTTCACGTGTCATAGACTCAAGGCTCTTACGAATACCTTGTGCTCCCATACCAGAACCTTTCACGCCAATGAATGGGAAGTGGTCAGGACCACGCTCTGTACGTCCGTTAATTTGAACGGAGCCAGTATCAATTTTG
Coding sequences within it:
- a CDS encoding AAA family ATPase; translated protein: MTLICLEGASGIGKTTTCRSIAELYNAYVIPEVNFLFQRPNPEPENWYLERQVERWQIAQEKLKSYDMVLFDGDIFQPIWYNWIYQGEFPQTLPFLKDFYVNQMKRKHIGFPDVYIHLSTSETELRKRKENDTTRRRSNFEKHLSLIEPQKQYFQHMNAVVPDAVHFIDAVSVEGNVKSISEILSNWNNEKQHHYAVPLLENVMDWVMNSNSKAYEISE